The Desulfatiglans sp. genome segment GCGCAGGTATATGAAATGGAGACTGAAGAAGGGACTGGCAAAAAACATCTGAAACTGAATTTTTCCAACTGTGTCCACTGCAAGACCTGTGATATCAAGGACCCGTATGAAAATATCACCTGGGTGGCGCCCGAAGGCGGCGGGGGTCCGAAATACAGTATGATGTAAAGCGGAGCAGGGGGGCATGTTTTTATTTATCTGGAGGAAGTTATTTAATGAGTATTAAGGTTGATCCTGGTTTTATAAAGGATCTCAGAGAATTTGGTCTTAATGATGCAAATAAATGTATGCACTGCGGAAATTGTACGGCTGTCTGCCCGCTTTCAGAAAACGACACCACCTTTCCGCGAAGATTAATCAAATATGCACAGATGGGGATGAAAGAGAAGATATTACAGAGCCCTGAGCCATGGCTTTGTTATTACTGCGGTGACTGTTCTGATACCTGTCCAAGGGGGGCAGACCCCGGTGAATTAATGATGGTGATGAGGAGATATCTTACATCACGATATGACTGGACAGGGTTTGCAAAGAGATTCTATGCATCGAAAATATTTGAACTGACCGCTGTTATTGTGGTTGCAGTAATCGTCGGCCTGCTCCTTGTTATGTTCAGGGCAGATAACCCCAACATGAAGCATGCCTATCTGAACTCTGTTTGGCCTGCTGGTGCAATCGAGATAGCAGACCTTATAATGGCCTCTGTCCTGAGTATCCTGCTTTTGAGCAATACCTTCCGCTGCGCAAAATTTGTTATGGGAGACCTCCTGTTCAAGGTGCCTCTGCGCCTATATTTACGAAATGCACGTGAGCTTGTTGTCCATTTTTTTACCCAAAAGCAGTTTAATAAATGTACAGACAGAAGACAGTGGTTTGTGCATCTTATGATAATGACA includes the following:
- a CDS encoding 4Fe-4S dicluster domain-containing protein, with the protein product MSIKVDPGFIKDLREFGLNDANKCMHCGNCTAVCPLSENDTTFPRRLIKYAQMGMKEKILQSPEPWLCYYCGDCSDTCPRGADPGELMMVMRRYLTSRYDWTGFAKRFYASKIFELTAVIVVAVIVGLLLVMFRADNPNMKHAYLNSVWPAGAIEIADLIMASVLSILLLSNTFRCAKFVMGDLLFKVPLRLYLRNARELVVHFFTQKQFNKCTDRRQWFVHLMIMTGYATAFMLVAVFLAGGIHVIGLSSEHLMFQRDIEYPIYHPWRLLGYYATFAIMYGTTYAIIGRLKKKKAPYKNSHGTDWMFLILLQLTTLTGIFIHFTRLLDWPMTTYVMYVIHLMVAVPMLVLEVPFAKWAHLAFRPVTSFLVKVRADYRIEKDGYA